The following coding sequences are from one Saccopteryx bilineata isolate mSacBil1 chromosome 3, mSacBil1_pri_phased_curated, whole genome shotgun sequence window:
- the RTN2 gene encoding reticulon-2 isoform X1, with product MGQVLPVFAHCKEAPSTASSTPDSTEGGNDDSDFRELHTAREFSEDDEEETTSQDWGTPRELTFSYIAFDGAVSSGARRDSAVRRSRPQGRSVSEPRDPASQPGLGDSLESIPSLSQSPEPVRRGDPDSASPAKHPLEDLGLQLDQLDWAARGAGSGEDSATSSSTPLEDEEPDGSEAREARKELDLQLGLAESSPPEVLSPRSSPGSGTPQARPPSPPRSRDSNSWPDEPSLDEKEEEPWGQLDRKPITGQCLVSTDQSEFTLEPQLLVADLLYWKDTRTSGLVFTGLMVSLLCLLHFSIVSVAAHVALLLLCGTISLRVYRKVLQAVHRGDGANPFQAYLDVDLTLTREQTERLSQKIASQVVSAATQLRHFFLVEDLVDSLKLALLFYILTFVGAIFNGLTLLILGVIGLFTIPLLYRQHQAQIDQYVGLVTNQLSHIKAKIRAKIPGTGAFASAAATVSGSKAKAE from the exons ATGGGGCAGGTCCTGCCGGTCTTCGCCCACTGCA AAGAAGCTCCATCTACAGCCTCCTCAACCCCTGACTCCACGGAAG GAGGGAACGACGACTCGGATTTTCGGGAGTTGCACACAGCCAGAGAATTCTCGGAGGACGACGAAGAAGAGACGACATCGCAGGACTGGGGCACCCCCCGGGAGCTGACCTTCTCCTACATTGCCTTCGACGGCGCTGTGAGCTCTGGAGCGCGCCGGGATTCGGCTGTCCGCCGCTCTCGGCCCCAGGGCCGCTCAGTCTCAGAACCACGAGACCCAGCCTCTCAGCCTGGCCTGGGCGACAGTTTGGAAAGCATCCCCAGCCTGAGCCAATCACCGGAGCCCGTGCGCCGAGGAGATCCAGACTCTGCCTCTCCTGCCAAGCACCCCCTGGAggacctggggctccagctggACCAGCTGGACTGGGCGGCCCGGGGAGCAGGGTCCGGGGAGGACTCTGCCACCAGTAGCTCCACCCCGCTGGAAGACGAGGAGCCTGACGGATCAGAGGCTAGAGAGGCTAGGAAAG AACTGGATTTACAACTGGGACTCGCTGAGTCCTCGCCGCCTGAAGTCTTGAGTCCACGGTCCAGCCCTGGCTCTGGGACCCCCCAGGCCCGTCCCCCGTCCCCGCCCAGATCTCGGGATTCGAACTCTTGGCCTGATGAGCCCTCGCTGGACGAGAAAGAGGAAGAGCCATGGGGGCAGCTGGATCGGAAGCCAATCACAGGGCAGTGCCTTGTTAGCACGGACCAATCAGAATTCACATTGGAACCACAACTTCTAG TGGCAGACCTGCTATACTGGAAGGACACGAGGACATCAGGACTGGTCTTCACAGGCCTCATGGTCTCCCTGCTATGCCTCCTGCACTTTAGCATCGTGTCTGTGGCCGCCCATGTGGCCCTGTTGCTGCTCTGTGGCACCATCTCTCTCAGGGTTTACCGAAAAGTGCTGCAGGCCGTGCACCGGGGGGACGGCGCCAACCCCTTCCA GGCCTATCTGGACGTGGACCTGACTCTGACTCGAGAGCAGACAGAACGTTTGTCCCAGAAGATTGCCTCCCAAGTGGTCTCTGCGGCCACCCAGCTGCGACATTTCTTCCTGGTAGAAGACCTCGTGGACTCCCTCAAG CTGGCCCTTCTCTTCTACATCTTGACCTTCGTGGGTGCCATCTTCAATGGTTTGACTCTTCTCATTCTGG GAGTGATTGGTTTATTCACCATCCCCCTGCTATACCGGCAGCACCAG GCCCAGATTGACCAGTATGTGGGACTGGTGACCAATCAGTTGAGCCACATCAAAGCTAA GATCCGAGCTAAGATCCCAGGGACCGGTGCCTTTGCCTCGGCAGCAGCCACAGTCTCCGGATCCAAAGCCAAAGCCGAATGA
- the RTN2 gene encoding reticulon-2 isoform X2 produces MGSKVADLLYWKDTRTSGLVFTGLMVSLLCLLHFSIVSVAAHVALLLLCGTISLRVYRKVLQAVHRGDGANPFQAYLDVDLTLTREQTERLSQKIASQVVSAATQLRHFFLVEDLVDSLKLALLFYILTFVGAIFNGLTLLILGVIGLFTIPLLYRQHQAQIDQYVGLVTNQLSHIKAKIRAKIPGTGAFASAAATVSGSKAKAE; encoded by the exons ATGGGGAGTAAAG TGGCAGACCTGCTATACTGGAAGGACACGAGGACATCAGGACTGGTCTTCACAGGCCTCATGGTCTCCCTGCTATGCCTCCTGCACTTTAGCATCGTGTCTGTGGCCGCCCATGTGGCCCTGTTGCTGCTCTGTGGCACCATCTCTCTCAGGGTTTACCGAAAAGTGCTGCAGGCCGTGCACCGGGGGGACGGCGCCAACCCCTTCCA GGCCTATCTGGACGTGGACCTGACTCTGACTCGAGAGCAGACAGAACGTTTGTCCCAGAAGATTGCCTCCCAAGTGGTCTCTGCGGCCACCCAGCTGCGACATTTCTTCCTGGTAGAAGACCTCGTGGACTCCCTCAAG CTGGCCCTTCTCTTCTACATCTTGACCTTCGTGGGTGCCATCTTCAATGGTTTGACTCTTCTCATTCTGG GAGTGATTGGTTTATTCACCATCCCCCTGCTATACCGGCAGCACCAG GCCCAGATTGACCAGTATGTGGGACTGGTGACCAATCAGTTGAGCCACATCAAAGCTAA GATCCGAGCTAAGATCCCAGGGACCGGTGCCTTTGCCTCGGCAGCAGCCACAGTCTCCGGATCCAAAGCCAAAGCCGAATGA
- the FOSB gene encoding protein FosB isoform X1, with amino-acid sequence MFQAFPGDYDSGSRCSSSPSAESQYLSSVDSFGSPPTAAASQECAGLGEMPGSFVPTVTAITTSQDLQWLVQPTLISSMAQSQGQPLASQPPAVDPYDMPGTSYSTPGISGYSSGGASGSGGPSTSGATSGPGPSRPARARPRRPREEMLTPEEEEKRRVRRERNKLAAAKCRNRRRELTDRLQAETDQLEEEKAELESEIAELQKEKERLEFVLVAHKPGCKIPYEEGPGPGPLAEVRDLPGSASAKEDGFSWLLPPPPPPPLPFQTSQDAPPNLTASLFTHSEVQVLGDPFPVVNPSYTSSFVLTCPEVSAFASAHRTSGSDQPSDPLNSPSLLAL; translated from the exons ATGTTTCAGGCTTTCCCCGGAGACTACGACTCCGGCTCCCGGTGCAGCTCTTCACCCTCTGCCGAGTCTCAATATCTGTCTTCAGTGGACTCCTTCGGCAGTCCACCCACCGCCGCCGCCTCCCAG GAGTGCGCCGGTCTTGGGGAAATGCCCGGTTCCTTCGTGCCCACGGTCACCGCGATcacaaccagccaggacctccagTGGCTTGTGCAACCCACCCTCATCTCTTCCATGGCCCAGTCCCAGGGACAACCACTGGCTTCCCAGCCCCCGGCCGTCGACCCCTATGACATGCCTGGAACCAGTTACTCCACGCCGGGCATAAGTGGCTACAGCAGTGGTGGAGCTAGTGGCAGTGGTGGGCCTTCCACCAGCGGAGCCACCAGTGGACCGGGGCCTTCCCGCCCGGCCCGAGCCCGGCCAAGGAGACCCCGAGAGGAGATG CTCACcccggaggaggaggagaagcgaAGGGTTCGCCGGGAAAGAAACAAACTGGCAGCAGCTAAGTGTAGAAACCGTCGGAGGGAGCTGACTGACCGACTCCAGGCG GAGACAGATCAGCTGGAGGAAGAAAAAGCAGAGCTGGAGTCGGAGATCGCTGAactccaaaaggagaaagagCGTCTGGAGTTTGTGCTGGTAGCCCACAAACCGGGCTGCAAGATCCCCTACGAAGAGGGGCCGGGGCCCGGCCCGCTGGCGGAGGTGAGAGATTTGCCGGGGTCAGCATCCGCTAAGGAAGATGGTTTCAGCTGGCTCCTGCCGCCCCCGCCACCACCGCCCCTGCCCTTCCAGACCAGCCAAGACGCACCCCCCAACCTGACAGCTTCTCTCTTTACACACAGTGAAGTTCAAGTCCTCGGTGACCCCTTCCCCGTTGTTAACCCTTCGTACACTTCTTCGTTTGTCCTCACCTGCCCGGAGGTCTCCGCGTTCGCCAGCGCCCATCGCACCAGCGGCAGCGACCAGCCTTCCGACCCCCTGAACTCGCCCTCCCTTCTTGCTCTGTGA
- the FOSB gene encoding protein FosB isoform X2, with translation MFQAFPGDYDSGSRCSSSPSAESQYLSSVDSFGSPPTAAASQECAGLGEMPGSFVPTVTAITTSQDLQWLVQPTLISSMAQSQGQPLASQPPAVDPYDMPGTSYSTPGISGYSSGGASGSGGPSTSGATSGPGPSRPARARPRRPREEMLTPEEEEKRRVRRERNKLAAAKCRNRRRELTDRLQAETDQLEEEKAELESEIAELQKEKERLEFVLVAHKPGCKIPYEEGPGPGPLAE, from the exons ATGTTTCAGGCTTTCCCCGGAGACTACGACTCCGGCTCCCGGTGCAGCTCTTCACCCTCTGCCGAGTCTCAATATCTGTCTTCAGTGGACTCCTTCGGCAGTCCACCCACCGCCGCCGCCTCCCAG GAGTGCGCCGGTCTTGGGGAAATGCCCGGTTCCTTCGTGCCCACGGTCACCGCGATcacaaccagccaggacctccagTGGCTTGTGCAACCCACCCTCATCTCTTCCATGGCCCAGTCCCAGGGACAACCACTGGCTTCCCAGCCCCCGGCCGTCGACCCCTATGACATGCCTGGAACCAGTTACTCCACGCCGGGCATAAGTGGCTACAGCAGTGGTGGAGCTAGTGGCAGTGGTGGGCCTTCCACCAGCGGAGCCACCAGTGGACCGGGGCCTTCCCGCCCGGCCCGAGCCCGGCCAAGGAGACCCCGAGAGGAGATG CTCACcccggaggaggaggagaagcgaAGGGTTCGCCGGGAAAGAAACAAACTGGCAGCAGCTAAGTGTAGAAACCGTCGGAGGGAGCTGACTGACCGACTCCAGGCG GAGACAGATCAGCTGGAGGAAGAAAAAGCAGAGCTGGAGTCGGAGATCGCTGAactccaaaaggagaaagagCGTCTGGAGTTTGTGCTGGTAGCCCACAAACCGGGCTGCAAGATCCCCTACGAAGAGGGGCCGGGGCCCGGCCCGCTGGCGGAG TGA